A genomic stretch from Tribolium castaneum strain GA2 chromosome 6, icTriCast1.1, whole genome shotgun sequence includes:
- the Nplp1 gene encoding neuropeptide-like 1 isoform X2 produces the protein MLFGAPKFFFGTGVLVFALIFVVKSDESCDIEIENTLKTLLTPQDYPSMQQQALRKDLLRRFQQALDRADDEDEMNYKRSISSLAQWGNLPGKRNLEALARAGYIRTLPNPDEEDPNNKRSLSTLAKNDQLPTTFQNNESKRGIESLARNGELHNRRDIQELLDELYNKRNVGSLARNFNFPSYGKRYLASLVRNGELNGKRNIASIKAQYPGTRSKRQASYYDGEGGEFSLPVYQNQNVDDYEELVKALAAAYPNNDKRFLGSVARSGWFRPNSRYRSPEKRHIGALARLGWLPTLRNVRRFNRSGRSTTLEGCREAATDGQTEDDAFAEDQISLEDKRFLLQPAVDQILLRKIFMHPRTHPAIN, from the exons GTAAAATCGGACGAATCATGTGATATAGAAATAGAAAACACTCTAAAAACCTTACTAACACCACAAGACTACCCATCGATGCAGCAGCAGGCGCTTCGCAAAGACTTGTTGCGTAGATTTCAACAGGCGCTCGATCGAGCCGACGACGAAGACGAAATGAATTACAAAAGGTCGATAAGTTCGCTAGCACAATGGGGTAATTTACCCGGAAAACGTAACTTGGAAGCACTGGCCAGAGCCGGCTATATCCGCACTCTACCCAATCCCGACGAGGAAGATCCCAACAATAAAAGAAGTCTCTCGACTTTGGCCAAAAACGACCAATTACCCACCACGTTCCAAAATAACGAAAGCAAACGGGGAATCGAGTCGTTGGCACGAAACGGCGAATTACACAACAGGAGAGACATCCAAGAACTGTTGGACGAACTCTACAACAAGCGGAACGTTGGCAGTCTGGCCCGGAATTTTAATTTCCCCAGTTATGGCAAACGATATTTGGCGAGTTTGGTGCGAAACGGCGAACTCAA CGGGAAAAGGAACATCGCCTCGATCAAAGCCCAATATCCCGGCACTAGGAGTAAAAGACAGGCGAGTTATTACGACGGGGAGGGTGGCGAGTTCTCCCTCCCGGTGTATCAAAACCAGAACGTGGACGATTATGAGGAGCTCGTGAAAGCGTTGGCGGCGGCTTATCCTAATAACGACAAGCGATTCCTAG GCTCGGTGGCTAGGAGCGGCTGGTTTCGGCCAAATTCCCGCTACCGGTCGCCTGAAAAGCGCCACATTGGCGCTTTGGCACGTCTTGGGTGGCTGCCGACGCTGCGAAACGTCCGGAGATTCAACCGCTCCGGCAGGTCCACCACTTTGGAGGGCTGCAG GGAGGCTGCCACAGATGGGCAAACCGAAGACGACGCCTTCGCCGAAGACCAGATTTCACTAGAGGATAAGAGGTTTCTACTGCAACCTGCTGTCGATCAAATATTGTTAAGGAAGATATTTATGCATCCGAGGACACATCCGGCGATTAATTAG
- the Nplp1 gene encoding neuropeptide-like 1 isoform X1 has product MLFGAPKFFFGTGVLVFALIFVVKSDESCDIEIENTLKTLLTPQDYPSMQQQALRKDLLRRFQQALDRADDEDEMNYKRSISSLAQWGNLPGKRNLEALARAGYIRTLPNPDEEDPNNKRSLSTLAKNDQLPTTFQNNESKRGIESLARNGELHNRRDIQELLDELYNKRNVGSLARNFNFPSYGKRYLASLVRNGELKYSGKRNIASIKAQYPGTRSKRQASYYDGEGGEFSLPVYQNQNVDDYEELVKALAAAYPNNDKRFLGSVARSGWFRPNSRYRSPEKRHIGALARLGWLPTLRNVRRFNRSGRSTTLEGCREAATDGQTEDDAFAEDQISLEDKRFLLQPAVDQILLRKIFMHPRTHPAIN; this is encoded by the exons GTAAAATCGGACGAATCATGTGATATAGAAATAGAAAACACTCTAAAAACCTTACTAACACCACAAGACTACCCATCGATGCAGCAGCAGGCGCTTCGCAAAGACTTGTTGCGTAGATTTCAACAGGCGCTCGATCGAGCCGACGACGAAGACGAAATGAATTACAAAAGGTCGATAAGTTCGCTAGCACAATGGGGTAATTTACCCGGAAAACGTAACTTGGAAGCACTGGCCAGAGCCGGCTATATCCGCACTCTACCCAATCCCGACGAGGAAGATCCCAACAATAAAAGAAGTCTCTCGACTTTGGCCAAAAACGACCAATTACCCACCACGTTCCAAAATAACGAAAGCAAACGGGGAATCGAGTCGTTGGCACGAAACGGCGAATTACACAACAGGAGAGACATCCAAGAACTGTTGGACGAACTCTACAACAAGCGGAACGTTGGCAGTCTGGCCCGGAATTTTAATTTCCCCAGTTATGGCAAACGATATTTGGCGAGTTTGGTGCGAAACGGCGAACTCAAGTACAG CGGGAAAAGGAACATCGCCTCGATCAAAGCCCAATATCCCGGCACTAGGAGTAAAAGACAGGCGAGTTATTACGACGGGGAGGGTGGCGAGTTCTCCCTCCCGGTGTATCAAAACCAGAACGTGGACGATTATGAGGAGCTCGTGAAAGCGTTGGCGGCGGCTTATCCTAATAACGACAAGCGATTCCTAG GCTCGGTGGCTAGGAGCGGCTGGTTTCGGCCAAATTCCCGCTACCGGTCGCCTGAAAAGCGCCACATTGGCGCTTTGGCACGTCTTGGGTGGCTGCCGACGCTGCGAAACGTCCGGAGATTCAACCGCTCCGGCAGGTCCACCACTTTGGAGGGCTGCAG GGAGGCTGCCACAGATGGGCAAACCGAAGACGACGCCTTCGCCGAAGACCAGATTTCACTAGAGGATAAGAGGTTTCTACTGCAACCTGCTGTCGATCAAATATTGTTAAGGAAGATATTTATGCATCCGAGGACACATCCGGCGATTAATTAG